From Columba livia isolate bColLiv1 breed racing homer chromosome 5, bColLiv1.pat.W.v2, whole genome shotgun sequence, one genomic window encodes:
- the ZFP91 gene encoding E3 ubiquitin-protein ligase ZFP91 isoform X2 → MPPGCSGLTWCTDKAAGKDPKEEKEEEEICSVLGRGSPVGTGRPGRGWRSSRAARQRDADGPRASRARTGSLQLVCKAEPNADQLEYEVTEQHQSPAGISDDEEMLISEEEVPFKDDPRDETYKPHLEKEAPKQRRKASKGKEEKVKQKEIKVEVKEESEFREDEEPPRKRGRRRKDDKSPRLPKRRKKPPIQYVRCEMEGCGTVLAHPRYLQHHIKYQHLLKKKYVCPHPSCGRLFRLQKQLLRHAKHHTDQRDYICEYCARAFKSSHNLAVHRMIHTGEKPLQCEICGFTCRQKASLNWHMKKHDADSFYQFSCNICGKKFEKKDSVVAHKAKSHPEVLIAEALAANAGALITSTDILGTNPEAIAPPTDGQGLPLLPDALGSAAPADCLLLGPDAVPKPFCGGAERVSLVADGKLFVGSGSSATPEGLVMNTEILGTATEVLIEDSGSAGP, encoded by the exons ATGCCGCCAGGCTGCAGTGGTCTGACGTG gtgcACAGATAAAGCGGCTGGTAAAG ATCccaaagaagagaaggaggaagaggagatcTGCAGCGTCCTGGGCCGCGGCTCCCCGGTGGGCACGggccggccgggccggggctggcGCAGCAGCAGGGCCGCCCGCCAGCGCGACGCCGACGGCCCGCGCGCCTCCCGCGCCAGGACCGGCTCCCTGCAGCTCGTCTGCAAGGCGGAGCCCAACGCGGACCAGCTGGAGTACG AGGTCACAGAACAGCATCAGTCTCCCGCTGGAATCAG TGATGACGAGGAGATGCTCATCAGCGAGGAAGAAGTTCCCTTCAAAGATGATCCAAGGGATGAAACCTACAAGCCCCATCTGGAGAA GGAGGCAccaaagcaaaggagaaaagctagcaagggaaaggaggaaaaagtgaaacagaaagagATTAAAGTGGAAGTGAAAGAAGAGAGTGAGTTTCGGGAAGATGAAGAACCGCCAAGGAA gaggggaaggaggagaaaggacgACAAGAGCCCAAGGCTGCCCAAGAGAAG GAAGAAGCCCCCAATACAGTACGTGCGCTGCGAGATGGAAGGCTGCGGCACGGTCCTGGCTCACCCGCGCTACCTGCAG CATCACATAAAGTACCAGCACTTGCTGAAGAAGAAATACGTGTGTCCTCACCCCTCCTGCGGTCGACTCTTCCGACTGCAGAAGCAGCTCCTGCGGCACGCCAAACACCACACAG ATCAGAGGGATTACATCTGTGAGTACTGTGCCCGGGCCTTCAAGAGTTCTCATAACCTGGCGGTGCACCGCATGATCCACACGGGCGAGAAGCCCTTGCA GTGTGAGATCTGTGGATTCACCTGCCGACAGAAGGCTTCCCTCAACTGGCACATGAAGAAACACGATGCAGACTCCTTCTACCAGTTCTCCTGCAACATTTGTGGCaagaaatttgagaagaagGACAGCGTTGTGGCCCACAAAGCCAAGAGTCACCCCGAAGTGCTCATTGCTGAAGCACTGGCGGCCAACGCGGGCGCCCTGATCACCAGCACTGACATCCTGGGCACGAACCCCGAGGCCATCGCGCCGCCCACCGACGGGCAGGGCCTCCCGCTCCTTCCCGACGCGCtgggcagcgcggccccggcagACTGCCTGCTGCTGGGCCCCGACGCCGTGCCCAAGCCGTTCTGCGGCGGGGCCGAGCGCGTCAGCCTGGTGGCGGACGGGAAGCTGTTTGTGGGCAGCGGCAGCAGCGCGACCCCCGAGGGGCTGGTGATGAACACGGAGATCCTGGGCACCGCCACTGAGGTGCTCATCGAAGATTCAGGCTCTGCTGGGCCCTAG
- the ZFP91 gene encoding E3 ubiquitin-protein ligase ZFP91 isoform X1: MPAGTEQPGGAEEQPPAQGPPAVAERPPSSGRRRPPLPAAEQGEESGGSRVLRGGRERGRAAAAAVSAAAGAAAAAAAAAASRRRKAEYPRRRRSSPGARPAAEQPAAETPPAAKRAPRSGCTDKAAGKDPKEEKEEEEICSVLGRGSPVGTGRPGRGWRSSRAARQRDADGPRASRARTGSLQLVCKAEPNADQLEYEVTEQHQSPAGISDDEEMLISEEEVPFKDDPRDETYKPHLEKEAPKQRRKASKGKEEKVKQKEIKVEVKEESEFREDEEPPRKRGRRRKDDKSPRLPKRRKKPPIQYVRCEMEGCGTVLAHPRYLQHHIKYQHLLKKKYVCPHPSCGRLFRLQKQLLRHAKHHTDQRDYICEYCARAFKSSHNLAVHRMIHTGEKPLQCEICGFTCRQKASLNWHMKKHDADSFYQFSCNICGKKFEKKDSVVAHKAKSHPEVLIAEALAANAGALITSTDILGTNPEAIAPPTDGQGLPLLPDALGSAAPADCLLLGPDAVPKPFCGGAERVSLVADGKLFVGSGSSATPEGLVMNTEILGTATEVLIEDSGSAGP; this comes from the exons ATGCCGGCGGGCACGGAGCAGCCGGGGGGCGCCGAGGAGCAGCCGCCCGCCCAGGGCCCGCCCGCAGTGGCAGAAAGGCCGCCGTCCTCGGGCCGCCGCCGTccgccgctgcccgccgccgAGCAGGGGGAGGAGTCCGGCGGTAGCCGGGTGCTGAGGGGCggccgggagcggggccgggccgcggccgccgccgtcTCGGCCGCAgcgggagccgccgccgccgctgctgctgccgccgcctccCGTCGCCGTAAAGCTGAGTATCCCCGCCGCCGGCGGAGCAGCCCCGGGGCCAGGCCCGCCGCCGAGCAGCCCGCCGCCGAGACGCCGCCCGCTGCCAAGAGGGCTCCCCGGTCCGG gtgcACAGATAAAGCGGCTGGTAAAG ATCccaaagaagagaaggaggaagaggagatcTGCAGCGTCCTGGGCCGCGGCTCCCCGGTGGGCACGggccggccgggccggggctggcGCAGCAGCAGGGCCGCCCGCCAGCGCGACGCCGACGGCCCGCGCGCCTCCCGCGCCAGGACCGGCTCCCTGCAGCTCGTCTGCAAGGCGGAGCCCAACGCGGACCAGCTGGAGTACG AGGTCACAGAACAGCATCAGTCTCCCGCTGGAATCAG TGATGACGAGGAGATGCTCATCAGCGAGGAAGAAGTTCCCTTCAAAGATGATCCAAGGGATGAAACCTACAAGCCCCATCTGGAGAA GGAGGCAccaaagcaaaggagaaaagctagcaagggaaaggaggaaaaagtgaaacagaaagagATTAAAGTGGAAGTGAAAGAAGAGAGTGAGTTTCGGGAAGATGAAGAACCGCCAAGGAA gaggggaaggaggagaaaggacgACAAGAGCCCAAGGCTGCCCAAGAGAAG GAAGAAGCCCCCAATACAGTACGTGCGCTGCGAGATGGAAGGCTGCGGCACGGTCCTGGCTCACCCGCGCTACCTGCAG CATCACATAAAGTACCAGCACTTGCTGAAGAAGAAATACGTGTGTCCTCACCCCTCCTGCGGTCGACTCTTCCGACTGCAGAAGCAGCTCCTGCGGCACGCCAAACACCACACAG ATCAGAGGGATTACATCTGTGAGTACTGTGCCCGGGCCTTCAAGAGTTCTCATAACCTGGCGGTGCACCGCATGATCCACACGGGCGAGAAGCCCTTGCA GTGTGAGATCTGTGGATTCACCTGCCGACAGAAGGCTTCCCTCAACTGGCACATGAAGAAACACGATGCAGACTCCTTCTACCAGTTCTCCTGCAACATTTGTGGCaagaaatttgagaagaagGACAGCGTTGTGGCCCACAAAGCCAAGAGTCACCCCGAAGTGCTCATTGCTGAAGCACTGGCGGCCAACGCGGGCGCCCTGATCACCAGCACTGACATCCTGGGCACGAACCCCGAGGCCATCGCGCCGCCCACCGACGGGCAGGGCCTCCCGCTCCTTCCCGACGCGCtgggcagcgcggccccggcagACTGCCTGCTGCTGGGCCCCGACGCCGTGCCCAAGCCGTTCTGCGGCGGGGCCGAGCGCGTCAGCCTGGTGGCGGACGGGAAGCTGTTTGTGGGCAGCGGCAGCAGCGCGACCCCCGAGGGGCTGGTGATGAACACGGAGATCCTGGGCACCGCCACTGAGGTGCTCATCGAAGATTCAGGCTCTGCTGGGCCCTAG
- the CNTF gene encoding ciliary neurotrophic factor, whose product MAAPDSPSAALQRRDLCSRGIRLVGKMRSDVVDLLDAYVERQGLDASASVAAVEGVPAAAAERWDEQTGTQRLLENLAAYRAFRALLAQMLEEQREQLGEADAALGRALAAVLLQVSAFTYHLEELLRLESRGPPSEEAAGPPPASHLSLFERKLRGLGVLRELAQWAVRSTRDLRQLAKPSPGSSSAPSPAESP is encoded by the exons ATGGCGGCCCCAGACAGCCCCTCAGCCGCGCTCCAGCGCCGTGACCTGTGCAGCCGAGGCATCCGCCTGGTTGGGAAGATGCGCTCGGACGTTGTTGACCTCCTGGACGCCTAC GTGGAACGTCAGGGCTTGGACGCCTCGGCCAGCGTGGCGGCGGTGGAGGGGGTgccggcggcggcagcggaGCGCTGGGACGAGCAGACGGGGACGCAGCGGTTGCTGGAGAACCTGGCGGCGTACCGCGCCTTCCGCGCGCTGCTGGCGCagatgctggaggagcagcGGGAGCAGCTGGGCGAGGCGGACGCCGCGCTGGGCCGGGCGCTGGCGGCCGTGCTGCTGCAGGTCTCGGCCTTCACCTACCACCTCGAGGAGCTGCTGCGGCTGGAGAGCCGCGGGCCTCCCAGCGAGGAGGCGGCCGGGCCCCCCCCGGCCTCTCACCTCAGCCTCTTCGAGAGGAAGCTGCGGGGCCTGGGGGTGCTGCGGGAGCTGGCCCAGTGGGCTGTCAGGTCCACGCGGGACCTGCGGCAGCTCGCCAAGCCCAGCCCGGGCAGCAGCTcggcccccagcccagctgagAGCCCTTGA
- the DTX4 gene encoding E3 ubiquitin-protein ligase DTX4: MLLASAVVVWEWLNEHGRWRPYSPAVSHHIEAVARGGPRAGGSVVLGQADSRLAPYIIDLQSMHQFRQDTGTIRPVRRSYYDPSSAPGKGVVWEWENDSGSWTPYDMDVGITIQRAYEKQHPWVDLSAIGFCYVIDFATMGQINRQTQRKRRVRRRLDMVYPLVSGTLPKSQSWPASPGAAAAPLAPTCTCPQCLLVMSVKATVSATGPGAATLQPRKAPPAPPAALKAPAPAPGAKAPDSVAVARGSLKPPAAQGARRQAASALALGSAASPPGTGSSKAAHPGLGTLNRSHLQRLAIAQSRVLIASGVPTVPVKNLTGSSPVNPALAGITGILMSAAGLPVCLTRPPKLVLHPPPVSKSEIQSIPGISHTCRKTTKKQAKKGKSPEEVLKKYLQKVRHPPDEDCTICMERLSAPSGYKGPQPAVKPDLVGKLVKCGHIFHLHCLVAMYNNGNKDGSLQCPTCKTIYGVKTGTQPPGKMEYHLIPHALPGHSDCKTIRIIYNIPPGVQGPEHPNPGKSFTARGFPRHCYLPDSEKGRKVLKLLLVAWDRRLIFAIGTSSTTGESDTVIWNEIHHKTEFGSNLTGHGYPDINYLDNVLAELAAQGITEESLTQEKD, encoded by the exons ATGCTGCTGGCCTCGGCCGTGGTGGTGTGGGAATGGCTGAACGAGCACGGGCGCTGGCGGCCCTACAGCCCGGCCGTCAGCCACCACATCGAGGCGGTGGCCCGCGGCGGGCCACGGGCGGGCGGCAGCGTCGTGCTGGGCCAGGCCGACAGCCGCCTGGCGCCCTACATCATCGACCTGCAGTCCATGCACCAGTTCCGCCAGGACACGG GCACTATCCGTCCTGTCCGGCGCAGCTACTACGACCCATCGTCAGCGCCAGGCAAGGGTGTCGTGTGGGAGTGGGAGAATGACAGCGGGTCCTGGACGCCGTACGACATGGACGTGGGCATTACCATCCAGCGCGCCTACGAGAAGCAGCACCCGTGGGTGGACCTGAGCGCCATTGGCTTCTGCTACGTCATTGACTTTGCCACCATGGGCCAGATCAACCGGCAGACCCAGCGCAAGCGCCGTGTCCGCCGCCGCCTCGACATGGTCTACCCACTGGTGTCGGGCACCCTGCCCAAGTCGCAGTCCTGGCCAGCAAGCCCTGGGGCAGCGGCAGCCCCCCTGGCTCCCACCTGCACCTGTCCCCAGTGCCTCCTGGTCATGAGCGTCAAAGCCACCGTGTCAGCCACCGGCCCTGGCGCCGCCACCCTGCAGCCCCGCAAAGCCCCCCCTGCGCCACCCGCTGCACTCAAAGCCCCCGCACCGGCCCCAGGGGCCAAGGCGCCCGACAGCGTGGCAGTGGCGCGTGGCTCACTGAAGCCGCCCGCAGCCCAGGGTGCCCGGCGGCAGGCGGCCAGCGCGCTGgccctgggctctgctgccagcccccccggcacaggcagcagcaaggCGGCGCACCCTGGCCTCGGCACCCTGAACCGCAGCCACCTCCAGCGTCTGGCCATCGCCCAGTCGCGGGTGCTCATCGCCTCTGG GGTCCCCACTGTGCCCGTGAAGAACCTCACCGGCTCCAGCCCTGTCAACCCAGCACTGGCAG GGATCACCGGGATCCTGATGAGCGCAGCTGGGCTGCCAGTCTGCCTGACACGTCCCCCCAAGCTGGTGCTGCATCCCCCGCCTGTCAGCAAAAGCGAGATCCAGTCCATCCCTGGTATCTCCCACACCTGTCGCAAGACCACCAAGAAACAGGCCAAGAAGG GTAAAAGCCCGGAGGAGGTACTGAAAAAATACCTGCAGAAGGTGCGGCATCCGCCGGATGAG GACTGCACCATCTGCATGGAGCGCCTCTCTGCCCCCTCCGGCTACAAGGGACCCCAGCCGGCCGTCAAGCCTGACCTGGTGGGGAAGCTGGTGAAATGTGGCCACATCTTCCACCTCCACTGCCTGGTCGCCATGTACAACAACGGCAACAAG GATGGGAGCCTGCAGTGTCCCACCTGCAAAACCATCTACGGGGTGAAGACGGGGACGCAGCCGCCAGGAAAGATGGAGTATCACCTCATCCCTCACGCGCTGCCAGGCCACTCTGACTGCAAAACCATCCGCATCATCTACAACATCCCGCCAGGAGTGCAG GGACCAGAGCATCCAAATCCTGGGAAGAGCTTCACTGCCCGCGGCTTCCCCCGGCACTGCTACCTGCCAGACAGCGAGAAGGGCAGAAAG GTACTGAAGTTGCTGCTGGTAGCCTGGGACCGGCGCTTGATCTTTGCAATCGGGACCTCCAGCACCACAGGTGAGTCAGACACAGTGATCTGGAATGAGATCCACCACAAGACAGAGTTTGGCTCCAACCTCACTGGCCACGGCTACCCTGACATCAACTACCTGGACAATGTCCTGGCCGAACTGGCGGCCCAGGGCATCACAGAGGAGAGCCTGACGCAGGAGAAGGACTGA